Proteins from a genomic interval of Zingiber officinale cultivar Zhangliang chromosome 2A, Zo_v1.1, whole genome shotgun sequence:
- the LOC122039991 gene encoding LEAF RUST 10 DISEASE-RESISTANCE LOCUS RECEPTOR-LIKE PROTEIN KINASE-like 1.2: protein MIGERITMWLTRKKLWIPALFLLLSSLQPAAPESATPRFDDCAPQRCGRQAVSYPFWIIDHQPSYCGSPEFSLTCLNDTGDLFFTFFNIKVYVLQIFYSNSSVHFTLGDANDSCAFLLRINTSGVFPFSVSNSNKRIFFLYNCSGPESAIPRSYQNMSCPRFDTWVLFGGEYDPVRTRSPDPNCTVGLLSVMGDSNISAGSNYTALLRAGWMANYTARDCSKCAASGGRCGYDANNTTTRQGSICICPNGVHLGSCSSEYISAGKKNSHRILLAAVTSGSAGFLAFTFTAIFLVWRFTKSQRNSTLNRNITSSLKDSEIQDHFQTHVFSYDELVEATDCFDSSRELGDGGFGIVYKGKLRDGRTVAVKRLYGKNYKKVEQFMNEVKILSLLRHQFLVSLYGSTSHRSRELVLVYEFVPNGTVADHLHGRRAAERVLTWPMRLRIAIETADALAYLHAVDPPIIHRDVKTSNILLDDGFRVKVADFGLSRLFPLDATHVSTAPQGTPGYVDPEYYQCFQLTGKSDVYSFGVVLVELISSKPAIDLRRENSEVHLAHMAIAKIRNRELVDLVDPELWRASDETARMRIAMVAELAFRCLQSGGDRRPAVREVLEGLVAIENAACDSGDKAEDAANWLRDDASLMHNVGMCSPDTVAGNLVSRSTASSASQ, encoded by the exons atgatcggAGAGAGAATCACCATGTGGCTGACCAGGAAGAAGCTCTGGATCCCTGCCctgttcttgctcctttcctCTCTGCAACCAGCAGCGCCGGAATCCGCCACGCCCCGTTTCGACGACTGCGCTCCCCAGCGATGCGGCCGTCAGGCGGTCAGCTACCCGTTCTGGATCATCGATCACCAGCCGAGTTACTGCGGTTCTCCGGAGTTCTCCCTCACTTGCCTCAATGACACCGGCGACCTCTTCTTCACCTTCTTCAACATCAAAGTCTACGTGCTCCAGATCTTCTACTCCAACAGCTCCGTTCACTTCACTCTCGGCGACGCCAACGACTCCTGCGCCTTCCTCCTCCGCATAAACACCTCCGGGGTCTTCCCTTTCAGCGTCAGCAACTCCAATAAGAGGATCTTCTTCCTCTACAACTGCTCCGGGCCCGAGAGCGCCATCCCGAGGAGCTACCAGAACATGTCCTGCCCCCGGTTCGATACCTGGGTCCTGTTCGGCGGCGAGTATGACCCCGTCCGTACGCGCTCGCCGGACCCGAACTGCACCGTCGGCCTGCTGTCGGTGATGGGCGACTCTAACATCAGCGCCGGCAGCAACTACACCGCCCTGCTGCGAGCCGGCTGGATGGCGAATTATACCGCGAGGGATTGCAGCAAGTGCGCCGCAAGCGGCGGCCGGTGCGGCTACGACGCCAACAACACCACGACGAGGCAGGGCAGTATCTGCATCTGCCCCAATGGAGTCCATCTCGGAAGTTGCAGCAGTGAGTATATATCTGCAGGGAAGAAGAATTCGCATAGGATATTGTTAGCAGCGG TTACTTCTGGATCTGCCGGATTCCTCGCTTTCACGTTCACCGCCATCTTTCTCGTTTGGAGATTCACGAAATCCCAAAGAAACTCAACGCTCAATAGAAATATTACTTCTTCATTAAAGGATTCTGAAATCCAAGATCACTTCCAGACGCATGTCTTCTCCTACGATGAGCTCGTGGAGGCCACCGATTGCTTCGATTCCTCGAGAGAACTCGGAGATGGAGGCTTTGGCATAGTGTATAAAG GGAAACTCCGAGATGGTCGGACGGTCGCCGTCAAGCGATTGTACGGGAAGAACTATAAGAAGGTGGAGCAATTCATGAACGAGGTCAAGATCCTCTCCCTTCTCCGCCACCAGTTCCTCGTCAGCCTCTACGGTTCGACCTCGCATCGCAGCCGTGAGCTCGTCCTCGTTTATGAGTTCGTACCGAACGGCACGGTCGCCGACCACCTCCACGGCCGTCGCGCCGCCGAGCGGGTTCTCACTTGGCCGATGCGCCTGAGGATCGCCATCGAGACGGCCGACGCACTTGCGTACCTCCACGCCGTCGACCCTCCGATCATACACCGGGACGTCAAGACCTCCAACATCCTGCTCGACGACGGCTTCCGTGTCAAAGTGGCGGATTTCGGGCTCTCGCGCCTGTTTCCGTTGGACGCGACGCACGTCTCCACCGCCCCGCAGGGCACGCCGGGGTACGTCGACCCCGAGTACTACCAGTGCTTCCAGCTCACCGGCAAGAGCGACGTCTACAGCTTCGGGGTGGTGCTGGTGGAGCTCATATCGTCAAAGCCGGCGATCGACCTCCGGAGAGAAAATAGCGAGGTCCACTTGGCTCACATGGCGATCGCTAAGATCCGGAACCGCGAGCTGGTAGATTTGGTCGATCCAGAGCTCTGGCGGGCGTCAGACGAGACGGCGAGGATGAGGATCGCCATGGTCGCAGAGTTGGCGTTCAGGTGCTTGCAGTCGGGCGGCGACAGGAGGCCGGCCGTCAGGGAAGTGCTCGAGGGACTGGTGGCGATCGAAAACGCGGCGTGCGATTCCGGTGACAAGGCGGAGGACGCTGCCAATTGGCTGCGAGATGATGCCAGTTTGATGCACAACGTCGGGATGTGCTCACCGGACACGGTCGCCGGAAACTTGGTGAGTCGATCCACTGCGTCTAGCGCTAGCCAGTGA